A genomic window from Martelella lutilitoris includes:
- a CDS encoding TRAP transporter substrate-binding protein: MSFQKFGLKALLASATIIALPFAADARELRMGLITPPSHVWTKVAERMAERLPEATEGELTLAIFPAGQLGTEQEMFQQMSAGLLDAGLMTAAITSLRAPSLQGWFTPYLFPDVSAAIDAADTPAAEQMLDELNRAGLHGMGYTFAGMRHILMRDEPATDVAALQNKKIRIVPFPAMKVWWQAVGAVPTPVNLTEVYQALQTGLLDGVDIDLDALVGLKFQEVANNLTLTSHMPFPAVMVVSDMTWATLTDEEQDAFQAVVDEALAWGSQQQIEAEATNLATLEGEMDVTRLTNGKEAFATANEAVDASFAAYPLIGEFQAQVAEQAQ, from the coding sequence ATGTCGTTTCAAAAATTCGGGCTGAAGGCCCTGCTTGCTTCCGCAACCATCATCGCCCTGCCCTTCGCCGCCGATGCGCGCGAACTGCGCATGGGCCTCATCACCCCGCCGAGCCATGTCTGGACCAAGGTTGCCGAACGTATGGCCGAAAGGCTGCCCGAGGCCACCGAGGGCGAGCTGACGCTGGCAATCTTTCCCGCCGGCCAGCTGGGCACGGAACAGGAAATGTTCCAGCAGATGTCGGCCGGGCTGCTTGACGCCGGGCTGATGACGGCAGCCATCACGTCGCTGCGCGCGCCTTCGCTCCAGGGCTGGTTCACGCCCTATCTTTTCCCCGACGTCTCCGCCGCGATCGATGCTGCCGATACGCCCGCGGCAGAACAGATGCTCGATGAGCTCAACCGCGCCGGCCTTCACGGCATGGGCTACACCTTTGCCGGCATGCGCCACATCCTGATGCGCGATGAGCCGGCCACGGATGTCGCAGCACTTCAGAACAAGAAGATCCGGATCGTCCCCTTTCCCGCCATGAAGGTCTGGTGGCAGGCCGTGGGCGCCGTTCCCACGCCGGTCAACCTCACCGAGGTCTACCAGGCGCTTCAGACCGGCCTTCTCGATGGCGTCGACATCGATCTCGACGCGCTGGTCGGATTGAAGTTCCAGGAGGTTGCCAACAACCTGACGCTCACCAGCCACATGCCCTTTCCGGCCGTGATGGTGGTCTCGGACATGACCTGGGCCACCCTGACGGACGAGGAGCAGGACGCCTTTCAGGCGGTCGTGGACGAGGCCCTCGCCTGGGGTTCGCAGCAGCAGATCGAAGCTGAGGCCACCAACCTGGCAACGCTGGAAGGTGAGATGGACGTCACAAGGCTGACGAACGGAAAGGAAGCCTTTGCCACCGCCAACGAAGCCGTGGATGCAAGCTTTGCCGCCTATCCGTTGATCGGTGAATTCCAGGCCCAGGTCGCGGAGCAGGCGCAGTGA
- the maiA gene encoding maleylacetoacetate isomerase, with translation MRFYGYFRSSSAYRCRIAFNLKDVDYDFVSVHLRKDGGQQKRPDYRAKNPQALVPALEDGDLTLTQSLAIIEWLDESFPEKARFLPEDKDTRAKVRAFAQAIACDTHPLQNLRVLDYLKAEFGADQAALDRWCGRWIGDGLAACEALLEKEPASTFCFGETPGLADICLIPQVFSAERFGVDLSAMPRLVAIAEAANALPAFANAHPRNQPDAE, from the coding sequence ATCCGCTTCTACGGCTATTTCCGCTCGTCCTCGGCCTATCGCTGCCGCATCGCCTTCAACCTGAAGGACGTCGACTACGATTTCGTTTCGGTGCATCTGCGAAAAGATGGCGGGCAGCAGAAGAGGCCTGACTATCGCGCGAAGAACCCGCAGGCGCTGGTCCCGGCGCTCGAGGATGGCGACTTAACCCTGACCCAGTCGCTCGCGATCATCGAGTGGCTGGACGAGTCCTTTCCCGAGAAGGCGCGCTTTCTGCCCGAGGACAAGGACACAAGGGCGAAGGTCCGCGCCTTTGCCCAGGCGATCGCGTGCGACACCCATCCGCTGCAGAACCTGCGCGTCCTCGACTATCTGAAAGCCGAATTCGGCGCCGACCAGGCAGCGCTCGACCGCTGGTGCGGCCGCTGGATCGGCGATGGTCTCGCCGCCTGCGAGGCGCTCCTGGAAAAGGAGCCGGCCTCCACATTCTGCTTTGGAGAAACGCCGGGGCTGGCCGATATCTGCCTCATCCCGCAGGTCTTTTCCGCAGAACGCTTCGGCGTCGACCTTTCCGCCATGCCGCGCCTTGTCGCGATCGCCGAGGCAGCCAACGCGCTTCCCGCCTTTGCCAACGCCCATCCGCGCAATCAACCGGACGCGGAGTGA
- a CDS encoding fumarylacetoacetate hydrolase family protein — MTKEALFPSPAWPTIPVEGESAGYPVHRIFCVGRNYAAHAAEMGVEVDREAPFYFTKSALMAQPSDTTIAYPPGTENFHYEMELVIVIGSPVFRADRTAAQAAIYGYACGLDMTRRDLQLAARAKQRPWDLGKDVEQSAVIAGITKADAFGALGPQRIHLEVNGEVKQDAHLSDLIWKVNEIVSDLSKFYHLAPGDVIMTGTPAGVGPVVAGDVITGGIDGLQPVKLSIGAAE, encoded by the coding sequence ATGACCAAAGAGGCTCTTTTCCCCTCCCCCGCATGGCCAACCATTCCGGTTGAAGGCGAATCCGCCGGATATCCGGTCCATCGGATTTTCTGCGTCGGTCGGAACTACGCGGCCCATGCAGCCGAGATGGGCGTCGAAGTGGACCGCGAGGCTCCGTTCTACTTCACCAAGTCGGCGTTGATGGCCCAGCCAAGCGACACGACGATCGCCTATCCGCCCGGCACGGAGAATTTTCACTATGAGATGGAACTCGTCATCGTCATCGGCAGCCCGGTCTTTCGCGCGGACAGGACGGCAGCTCAGGCAGCGATCTACGGCTATGCCTGCGGCCTCGATATGACCCGCCGCGACCTGCAGCTTGCCGCCCGCGCCAAGCAGCGCCCCTGGGATCTCGGCAAGGACGTCGAGCAATCGGCCGTCATCGCCGGCATCACCAAGGCGGATGCTTTCGGCGCGCTCGGCCCGCAGCGCATCCATCTCGAAGTCAACGGGGAGGTCAAACAGGACGCCCATCTGTCGGACCTGATCTGGAAGGTCAATGAGATCGTCAGCGACCTGTCGAAATTCTACCACCTCGCTCCCGGTGACGTGATCATGACCGGCACGCCGGCCGGCGTTGGTCCCGTGGTTGCCGGCGATGTCATCACCGGCGGCATCGACGGTCTTCAGCCCGTCAAGCTTTCGATCGGAGCGGCGGAATGA
- a CDS encoding maleylpyruvate isomerase N-terminal domain-containing protein has protein sequence MSLEEARRALMARQGPGARYDAPEAPAEMLHLARTGTAYFARFLNRLAEQELYAPMGADNQTAAHVICAVSYQARGIARQGEAIAAGDTVPPLYDSEAELRTKIELGATLPARALRHLFDHTAVHLNVVWRDLTGDGWRTEAPGEDGLWRPFSDSARMRACSIWAAAFDLNNGARKRDIPAALAAAKCSEFAISHGIPT, from the coding sequence ATGAGCCTTGAGGAAGCCCGCCGCGCGCTGATGGCGCGCCAGGGTCCCGGCGCACGATATGACGCGCCGGAGGCCCCCGCCGAAATGCTGCATCTCGCGCGCACCGGCACGGCCTATTTCGCCCGCTTTCTGAACCGGCTGGCGGAACAGGAACTCTATGCGCCGATGGGCGCGGACAACCAGACGGCCGCTCACGTGATCTGCGCGGTGTCCTACCAGGCCCGCGGCATTGCCCGTCAGGGCGAGGCGATCGCCGCGGGAGACACGGTTCCGCCGCTCTATGACAGCGAAGCCGAACTCAGGACGAAGATCGAACTCGGCGCCACATTGCCGGCCCGCGCGCTTCGCCACCTGTTCGACCACACCGCCGTGCACCTGAACGTGGTCTGGCGGGACCTCACCGGCGACGGCTGGCGGACGGAAGCGCCCGGCGAAGACGGCCTATGGCGCCCCTTTTCAGACAGTGCCCGGATGCGGGCCTGCTCCATCTGGGCGGCCGCGTTCGATCTCAACAACGGCGCGCGCAAACGCGACATCCCGGCCGCGCTCGCCGCCGCGAAATGCAGTGAATTTGCCATTTCACACGGCATACCGACATGA
- a CDS encoding cupin domain-containing protein, with protein sequence MNMMMPEDSAELRALYAAFKKNHLNPLWTQIGDLMPAHPKPRAKAHVWKWSELYPLAQQSGELVPVGRGGERRAIGLANPGLGGEAYVSPTLWCAIQYLGPKETAPEHRHSQNAFRFVVEGEGVWTVVNGDPVRMSRGDFLLTPGWNFHGHHNETDQPMAWIDGLDIPFSYQNDVGFFEFGSDRVTDYATPDYSRGERLWCHPGLRPLSGLQNTVSSPIGAYRWEYTDRALTEQLLLEEEGQPATFGQGHAGVRYINPTTGGDVMPTIRAEFHRLREGVETATRREVGSTVFQVFEGRGAVVMNGERKTLEKGDIFVIPSWVAWSLEAETQFDLFRFSDAPIMERLHFNRTLVEDADA encoded by the coding sequence ATGAACATGATGATGCCTGAAGACAGCGCCGAACTGCGCGCGCTTTACGCGGCCTTCAAGAAAAATCACCTCAATCCGCTCTGGACCCAGATCGGCGACCTGATGCCGGCGCACCCCAAGCCCAGGGCAAAGGCCCATGTCTGGAAATGGTCTGAGCTCTATCCGCTGGCGCAGCAATCCGGTGAACTGGTTCCCGTCGGCCGCGGCGGAGAGCGCCGCGCCATCGGCCTTGCCAATCCCGGGCTCGGCGGAGAGGCCTATGTCTCGCCGACGCTGTGGTGCGCGATCCAGTATCTTGGACCGAAGGAAACGGCGCCAGAACACCGTCACTCCCAGAACGCCTTCCGTTTCGTCGTCGAGGGAGAAGGCGTCTGGACCGTCGTCAACGGCGATCCGGTGCGCATGAGCCGCGGCGACTTCCTGTTGACGCCCGGCTGGAACTTTCACGGCCACCACAACGAGACCGACCAGCCCATGGCCTGGATCGACGGCCTCGATATCCCCTTTTCCTATCAGAACGACGTCGGCTTCTTCGAATTCGGCTCCGACCGCGTCACCGATTATGCCACGCCGGACTATTCGCGCGGCGAACGGCTCTGGTGTCATCCGGGCCTGCGTCCGCTTTCCGGACTTCAGAACACCGTGAGTTCGCCGATCGGCGCCTATCGCTGGGAATATACCGACCGGGCGCTCACCGAGCAGCTGCTGCTTGAGGAGGAAGGCCAGCCCGCCACTTTCGGGCAGGGTCATGCTGGCGTCCGCTACATCAACCCGACCACGGGCGGCGATGTCATGCCCACGATCCGGGCGGAGTTCCACCGCCTGCGTGAAGGCGTTGAAACGGCAACGCGCCGCGAGGTCGGCTCGACCGTCTTCCAGGTCTTCGAAGGCCGCGGCGCCGTCGTCATGAATGGCGAGCGCAAGACGCTGGAAAAAGGCGACATTTTCGTTATCCCGTCATGGGTTGCGTGGTCGCTCGAAGCCGAAACGCAGTTCGACCTCTTCCGCTTCTCCGACGCGCCGATCATGGAACGCCTGCACTTCAACCGCACGCTGGTCGAAGACGCGGACGCATGA
- a CDS encoding MarR family winged helix-turn-helix transcriptional regulator, whose product MTNLDDLPGHLIRRLQQIAVSAFMAETGAAGFELTPVQFAVLAQLSNHPGIDQATLAGLIAYDRVTIGGVISRLEARGLVARRVSPSDRRARILKLTDEGARYLDSVRPSVFETQDVILKELSPEERETFLVLLRKLTDANNELSRAPLRRIVDDTASD is encoded by the coding sequence ATGACGAATCTCGACGACTTGCCGGGGCACCTGATCCGCCGGCTTCAGCAAATTGCCGTATCGGCCTTCATGGCCGAGACCGGCGCGGCCGGCTTTGAGCTGACGCCGGTGCAATTCGCCGTTCTGGCGCAGCTTTCAAACCATCCCGGAATTGACCAGGCGACGCTTGCCGGGCTGATTGCCTATGACCGCGTGACAATCGGCGGCGTCATTTCGCGTCTGGAGGCGCGCGGCCTAGTCGCGCGGCGCGTCAGTCCGTCGGACCGACGCGCCCGCATACTCAAGCTGACTGATGAGGGCGCCCGATATCTCGATTCCGTCCGGCCGTCCGTGTTTGAGACGCAGGACGTCATCCTGAAGGAACTCTCGCCGGAAGAGCGGGAGACGTTTCTCGTGCTTTTGCGCAAGCTGACCGACGCGAACAATGAATTGTCGCGAGCGCCGCTGCGCCGGATCGTTGACGATACGGCAAGCGATTAG
- a CDS encoding polysaccharide biosynthesis/export family protein has protein sequence MRAITVILTAIIMTGCSALYNVSEVRPVVGETSVVKVVPVTSQNVMMANAMTPYTPRSLPPVFDQTATLQGSAVPRISAYRPQARPGAVPTRLPPVQQPRPYRIGVGDVVLLATPTAETSTLNQINGLLAAQNARQGYTVQDDGAIAIPTVGRVTIGGMTLEEAQSVLFQRLVESQIDPNFNLEITDFNSQRVAVGGAVAQPQLEPITLTPLYLDEAVTAAGGVVATDPEYATVRLYRDDQTYQIPATKLFAKNDIPKVLLQNGDRVFVDTEYSVELAEGYLRQELDLAKFQRDVLEEQRDIFETRVQMDAIDRDYVYVFGEVKQQGRWPLPFDRYATLADAMFEQGGIQPVTGNPRRIYVLRKNRIAAGEPLGITAWALDAQNTANLLLATELQLRPNDIVFVASQPITNWNRLISQITPSISILGTANGILD, from the coding sequence TTGCGTGCCATTACCGTCATTCTCACCGCGATCATCATGACCGGGTGCAGCGCGTTGTACAACGTTTCGGAGGTTCGCCCGGTCGTGGGCGAAACGTCCGTGGTCAAGGTTGTGCCGGTAACGAGCCAGAATGTCATGATGGCGAATGCCATGACGCCCTATACGCCGCGCTCCCTGCCGCCTGTCTTTGACCAGACGGCAACATTGCAGGGGTCCGCGGTGCCGCGGATATCCGCCTACAGGCCGCAGGCGAGACCGGGAGCCGTGCCGACCAGATTGCCGCCGGTGCAGCAGCCCAGGCCCTACCGGATCGGCGTCGGCGACGTGGTGCTTCTGGCAACGCCCACGGCCGAGACGTCGACGCTGAACCAGATCAATGGCCTTCTTGCCGCGCAGAACGCACGTCAGGGCTACACCGTTCAGGACGACGGGGCGATCGCGATCCCGACCGTTGGCCGGGTCACCATTGGCGGCATGACGCTGGAGGAGGCCCAGTCCGTTCTGTTCCAGAGACTTGTTGAAAGCCAGATCGATCCGAACTTCAATCTGGAGATCACGGACTTCAATTCCCAGCGCGTCGCCGTGGGCGGGGCCGTGGCGCAGCCGCAGCTTGAGCCGATCACGCTGACGCCGCTTTATCTCGATGAGGCGGTGACTGCCGCAGGCGGCGTCGTTGCCACCGATCCGGAATATGCGACGGTGCGCCTTTATCGCGACGACCAGACCTACCAGATCCCGGCGACGAAGCTCTTTGCCAAGAACGATATCCCAAAGGTCCTGCTGCAGAACGGGGACCGCGTGTTCGTCGACACCGAATACTCGGTCGAACTGGCCGAAGGCTATCTGCGTCAGGAGCTGGATCTCGCGAAGTTCCAGCGCGACGTGCTGGAAGAGCAGCGGGACATCTTCGAAACACGCGTTCAGATGGATGCGATCGACAGGGACTACGTCTATGTCTTCGGCGAGGTCAAGCAGCAGGGCCGTTGGCCGCTTCCCTTCGACCGTTACGCCACGCTTGCCGATGCGATGTTCGAGCAGGGGGGCATCCAGCCCGTCACCGGCAACCCGCGGCGCATCTATGTTCTGCGCAAGAACCGGATTGCGGCAGGCGAGCCTCTCGGGATCACGGCTTGGGCGCTTGATGCGCAGAATACCGCGAACCTCCTTCTGGCAACCGAGCTGCAGCTTCGGCCGAACGATATCGTCTTCGTCGCCAGCCAGCCGATCACCAACTGGAACCGCCTGATCTCGCAGATCACGCCGTCGATCTCGATCCTCGGCACGGCCAACGGCATCCTCGACTGA
- a CDS encoding Fe(3+) ABC transporter substrate-binding protein — protein sequence MTRLKALAGSFLALATAAAAEDVNIYSYRQPELIAPLLEAFEAETGINTNVLFLDTGLVERVKAEGANSPVDVILTVDIGRLTEAKEAGVTQPVESAVINADIPAQFRDPDGDWFALTKRGRVVYASKDRVGQVPITYEELADPKWKGAICIRDGQHPYNIALIASMIAHHGAEYTEEWLKGLKANLARRPNGNDRGQAKAIMSGECDIALGNTYYVGLMMTNDKEPEQKEWAAAIDILFPNADGRGTHVNVSGMAMAKHAPHPENALKLMEYLASPEAQEIYAEQVFEYPVMPGAEASEIVRSFGEIHPDDLSLAEIAAHRTEASEIVDKVGFNDGP from the coding sequence ATGACAAGGCTCAAGGCGCTTGCCGGTTCATTTCTGGCATTGGCGACGGCGGCTGCGGCGGAGGACGTCAACATCTATTCTTACCGCCAGCCGGAACTGATCGCCCCCCTGCTTGAAGCCTTCGAGGCCGAGACCGGCATCAACACCAATGTGCTGTTTCTCGACACGGGCCTTGTCGAGCGGGTGAAGGCGGAAGGTGCCAACTCGCCCGTCGACGTCATCCTGACCGTAGACATCGGCCGTCTGACAGAGGCCAAGGAGGCCGGCGTCACCCAGCCCGTCGAAAGCGCGGTCATCAATGCGGATATCCCCGCGCAGTTCCGTGACCCCGACGGCGACTGGTTTGCGCTGACCAAGCGCGGACGCGTCGTCTACGCCTCGAAGGACCGCGTCGGCCAGGTGCCGATCACCTATGAAGAACTGGCGGACCCCAAGTGGAAGGGCGCAATCTGCATCCGCGACGGCCAGCATCCCTACAATATCGCCCTGATCGCCTCGATGATCGCCCACCACGGCGCCGAGTACACCGAGGAATGGCTGAAGGGCCTGAAGGCGAACCTTGCCCGCCGCCCGAACGGCAACGACCGGGGTCAGGCCAAGGCCATCATGTCAGGCGAATGCGACATCGCGCTCGGCAACACCTATTATGTCGGTCTGATGATGACCAACGACAAGGAACCCGAGCAGAAAGAGTGGGCAGCAGCGATCGACATCCTGTTTCCCAATGCCGACGGGCGCGGAACCCACGTCAATGTCTCCGGCATGGCTATGGCCAAACACGCGCCGCATCCGGAGAATGCGCTGAAGCTGATGGAGTATCTCGCCTCGCCGGAAGCACAGGAAATCTATGCCGAACAGGTTTTCGAGTATCCGGTGATGCCCGGCGCGGAAGCCTCGGAAATCGTCCGGTCCTTCGGCGAGATCCATCCCGACGACCTGTCGCTGGCAGAGATTGCCGCTCATCGCACCGAGGCGTCGGAAATCGTGGACAAGGTCGGCTTCAACGACGGCCCCTGA
- the rirA gene encoding iron-responsive transcriptional regulator RirA, whose translation MRLTKQTNYAVRMLMYCAANDGKLSRVPEIAKAYGVSELFLFKIIQPLHKAGIMETVRGRNGGVRLGRPASEITLFDVVSVTEENFSMAECFDDANETDCPLVDSCGFNEALRKALNAFFSVLAEYTINDLVRRRVDIFKLLSIEENRKVETSAA comes from the coding sequence ATGCGCCTGACCAAGCAGACGAATTATGCAGTGCGGATGCTCATGTATTGCGCCGCCAACGACGGCAAGCTGAGCCGCGTGCCCGAGATTGCCAAGGCTTACGGCGTGTCCGAGCTCTTCCTGTTCAAGATCATCCAGCCGCTGCACAAGGCCGGCATCATGGAAACGGTGCGGGGCCGCAATGGCGGCGTGCGCCTCGGACGTCCGGCCTCGGAAATCACGCTTTTCGATGTGGTCAGCGTCACGGAAGAGAACTTCTCCATGGCAGAATGTTTCGACGACGCCAACGAGACGGATTGCCCGCTGGTCGACAGCTGCGGCTTCAACGAGGCGCTGCGCAAGGCGCTGAACGCGTTCTTCTCCGTGCTCGCCGAATACACGATCAACGATCTGGTGCGCCGCCGCGTCGACATTTTCAAGCTGCTCAGCATCGAGGAAAACAGGAAGGTCGAAACCTCGGCCGCGTGA
- a CDS encoding FGGY-family carbohydrate kinase, translating to MSSHFIGIDVGTGSARAGVFNEEGRLLGVGKKDLALWREAGDIVEQSSNDIWSAICFSTKTAIAEAGIAPESVKGIGFDATCSLVVLDSDGKPLAVGPSEDAERNVIVWMDHRAIDQTDRINAGGHDVLRYVGGRISPEMETPKLLWLKENRPETFAAAAHFFDLADFLSFRATGSTERSVCTVTCKWTYLAHEGRWDAGYFRAIGLEELAENDFARIGSNVVDIATPLGDGLTEAAAAELGLVAGTPVGASLIDAHCGGVGTFACAGPNGENLPPETQMALIMGTSACAMTLAKDANFVDGVWGPYFGAMVPGFWLLEGGQSAYGAALDHLVTLHPAYSAMREKAAAAGLPLPVYLEKRAVEKAGSAEQAAFLGRDIQVVPEFLGNRAPYADPQATGVVSGLKLETSEDGLVSLYVAGLCGLCYGTRQIIEAEKEKGLPLETIVVSGGAAQSALLRRILADATGLKVALPDTAEPVLLGGAIIGAVASGHHRDLEQGARQMSSIREIIEPAGGAVAALHAAKFAAFALLQETDRKIRAAMKR from the coding sequence ATGAGCAGTCATTTCATCGGTATCGATGTCGGAACCGGCAGCGCCCGCGCGGGCGTTTTCAACGAAGAAGGACGTCTTCTCGGCGTCGGCAAGAAGGATCTCGCGCTGTGGCGGGAGGCGGGCGACATTGTCGAGCAGTCGTCGAACGACATCTGGAGCGCCATCTGCTTTTCGACGAAGACGGCGATCGCCGAAGCCGGCATTGCCCCCGAAAGCGTCAAGGGGATCGGCTTTGACGCGACCTGCTCGCTCGTCGTGCTGGATAGCGATGGCAAACCGCTTGCCGTCGGTCCGTCGGAAGATGCCGAGCGCAACGTTATCGTGTGGATGGACCACCGGGCCATCGATCAGACGGATCGCATCAATGCCGGCGGTCATGACGTGCTGCGCTATGTCGGCGGCCGGATTTCGCCGGAAATGGAAACCCCGAAACTGCTCTGGCTGAAGGAGAACCGGCCCGAAACCTTCGCCGCCGCGGCGCATTTCTTTGACCTCGCCGATTTCCTCTCCTTTCGGGCGACGGGATCGACAGAGCGCTCTGTCTGCACGGTGACCTGCAAATGGACCTATCTCGCCCATGAGGGGCGTTGGGACGCCGGCTATTTCAGGGCGATCGGCCTTGAGGAACTCGCCGAGAACGACTTCGCCCGCATCGGTTCAAATGTGGTCGATATCGCGACGCCGCTCGGCGACGGGCTCACGGAAGCCGCGGCCGCCGAACTCGGCCTTGTCGCCGGAACGCCGGTCGGCGCGTCGCTGATCGATGCCCATTGCGGCGGCGTCGGCACCTTTGCCTGCGCGGGGCCGAACGGCGAAAACCTGCCGCCGGAAACGCAGATGGCCCTGATCATGGGAACCTCGGCCTGCGCCATGACGCTGGCGAAGGACGCGAATTTCGTCGATGGTGTCTGGGGCCCCTATTTCGGCGCCATGGTGCCGGGCTTCTGGCTTCTTGAAGGCGGCCAGTCAGCCTATGGCGCGGCGCTCGATCATCTGGTCACGCTCCATCCCGCCTATTCCGCCATGCGCGAGAAGGCGGCGGCGGCGGGCTTGCCGCTTCCCGTCTATCTGGAAAAGCGCGCGGTGGAAAAAGCGGGTTCAGCCGAGCAGGCGGCCTTTCTTGGCCGCGATATCCAGGTGGTGCCGGAGTTCCTCGGCAACCGTGCGCCCTATGCCGACCCGCAGGCAACCGGCGTCGTCAGCGGCCTCAAGCTCGAGACGAGCGAGGACGGTCTCGTGTCGCTCTACGTCGCCGGCCTTTGCGGACTTTGCTACGGCACCCGCCAGATCATCGAGGCGGAAAAGGAAAAGGGCCTGCCGCTCGAAACCATCGTGGTCAGCGGCGGCGCTGCCCAGAGCGCGCTATTGCGGCGCATCTTGGCGGACGCGACGGGGCTGAAGGTCGCGTTGCCCGATACGGCAGAGCCCGTCCTGCTCGGCGGTGCGATCATCGGCGCAGTCGCGTCCGGCCATCACCGAGATCTGGAACAGGGCGCGCGGCAGATGTCCTCCATCAGGGAGATCATCGAACCTGCCGGCGGCGCCGTTGCGGCTCTCCACGCAGCAAAGTTCGCGGCCTTTGCGCTGTTGCAGGAGACAGACCGCAAGATCAGGGCGGCGATGAAGCGTTAG
- a CDS encoding substrate-binding domain-containing protein: protein MAKTISEIAEDTGYSRTTITMVLSGRASEYRISARTQKIIQDYVAEHGYTINQTARNLKTRRSHTVGFVAPEIANPFFARFMASLEACCRAEGLVLITTSSGEDPALEARALQSLMERGVDGLVLAPCAPRPAAAIRKRGRRPPMVLVDRHYPGDSVEAITSDHRENARLLTEAVMASGAERMAFFCGHPDNPAIVERIAGFREAAGDGENARVLTADDDSAAAGETMMQALLAGGGELPSALVCSSLLVLEGALQCLKQARSAVPPEMIIATFDYDGFLELLPNTVIVIRQDEAALARTAFRSIMAQIGGKPVAEGTRTIVDAELVHLNAKA from the coding sequence ATGGCGAAAACCATATCCGAGATTGCGGAGGACACCGGCTATTCGAGGACCACGATCACCATGGTTCTGAGTGGTCGCGCTTCCGAATACCGGATCAGCGCGCGCACGCAGAAGATCATTCAGGATTATGTGGCCGAGCACGGCTATACGATCAACCAGACGGCGCGCAATCTGAAGACGCGGCGCAGCCACACCGTGGGGTTTGTCGCGCCGGAGATTGCCAACCCGTTCTTTGCCCGGTTCATGGCGAGCCTTGAAGCCTGTTGCCGGGCGGAAGGTCTGGTGCTGATCACGACTTCAAGCGGAGAGGATCCGGCGCTCGAGGCCCGCGCCCTGCAGAGCCTCATGGAACGCGGGGTCGATGGACTGGTGCTCGCGCCCTGCGCGCCGCGTCCCGCGGCGGCGATCCGCAAACGTGGCCGGCGCCCGCCGATGGTCCTGGTCGACCGGCACTATCCGGGCGATAGCGTCGAGGCGATCACCAGCGACCACAGGGAAAATGCGAGGCTGCTCACAGAGGCGGTGATGGCCTCCGGCGCGGAACGGATGGCGTTCTTTTGCGGCCACCCGGATAATCCTGCGATCGTCGAGCGTATCGCGGGTTTCCGCGAGGCGGCCGGTGATGGCGAGAATGCGCGGGTGCTGACGGCGGATGACGACAGCGCGGCAGCCGGAGAGACCATGATGCAGGCGCTGCTTGCCGGCGGCGGAGAGCTGCCTTCGGCTCTTGTCTGTTCATCGCTGCTGGTGCTCGAGGGGGCGCTGCAATGTCTGAAACAGGCCCGTTCCGCCGTGCCGCCTGAGATGATCATCGCCACATTCGACTATGACGGCTTCCTCGAGCTTCTGCCCAACACAGTCATCGTCATCCGCCAGGACGAGGCGGCGCTGGCGCGCACCGCCTTCCGCTCGATCATGGCCCAGATCGGCGGCAAGCCTGTTGCCGAGGGGACGCGCACGATCGTGGATGCCGAGCTGGTCCATCTCAACGCTAAGGCGTGA